In one window of Blattabacterium sp. (Cryptocercus punctulatus) str. Cpu DNA:
- a CDS encoding dihydrolipoamide acetyltransferase family protein, translating to MAEIIFMPQLSDTMQEGTVIKWNKKVGDQVSEGDILAEIETDKAIQDFELDVSGYLLFIGVKEGETTRVNDILAIIGEKGEDINSLIENSNFFLKKEEKNNLKKEKKCRIFISPLAKKIAKKIGISINKIKGSGKNNRIIKRDIEAYEEKLIRKSKDPKEDKRINISSMRKKIAEHLIYSKFTAPHYYLFIEINAEKMINLRKNLNDKLSKEEKISFNDIIIKAVTISLKKYPNLNVSWKEKEIIYHSYINIGIAVAIKDGLIVPVIKNADKKSLLQISQEIKYKVLCSKSRKIQPEELENSTFTVSNLGMYGIEFFTSIINLPNSSILSVGSIIEKPIIKDSKIIIGNIMKVTLSCDHRIIDGATGSNFISFLKEILEDPIIILI from the coding sequence ATGGCTGAAATAATATTCATGCCTCAATTAAGCGATACCATGCAGGAAGGTACTGTAATCAAGTGGAATAAAAAAGTAGGAGATCAAGTATCAGAAGGAGATATTTTAGCGGAAATTGAAACCGATAAAGCAATTCAAGATTTTGAACTTGATGTAAGTGGTTATTTACTTTTTATTGGTGTAAAAGAAGGAGAAACAACCCGTGTTAATGATATATTAGCTATTATTGGGGAAAAAGGAGAAGATATAAATTCATTAATAGAAAACTCTAACTTTTTTTTAAAAAAAGAAGAAAAAAATAATCTTAAAAAAGAAAAAAAATGTAGAATTTTTATTTCTCCTTTAGCAAAAAAAATAGCAAAAAAAATAGGAATTTCTATAAATAAGATTAAAGGAAGTGGAAAAAATAATCGTATTATTAAAAGAGATATTGAAGCTTACGAAGAAAAATTAATAAGAAAATCAAAAGATCCAAAAGAAGATAAACGAATAAATATTTCTTCTATGAGGAAAAAAATAGCAGAACATTTAATATATTCCAAATTTACAGCTCCACACTATTATCTTTTTATAGAAATTAATGCAGAAAAAATGATTAATTTGAGAAAAAATTTAAATGATAAACTTTCTAAAGAAGAAAAAATATCTTTTAATGATATCATTATTAAAGCAGTAACTATATCTTTAAAAAAATATCCAAATTTAAATGTTTCTTGGAAAGAAAAAGAAATTATATACCATTCCTATATTAATATTGGCATTGCAGTAGCTATAAAAGATGGTTTAATTGTTCCAGTAATTAAAAATGCTGATAAAAAATCATTATTACAAATTTCTCAAGAAATAAAATATAAAGTTTTATGTTCAAAATCAAGAAAAATACAACCAGAAGAATTAGAAAATAGCACATTTACAGTTTCAAATTTAGGAATGTATGGAATTGAATTTTTTACTTCTATTATTAATCTTCCTAATTCTTCTATTCTATCTGTAGGATCTATTATAGAAAAACCTATCATTAAAGATTCCAAAATTATAATCGGAAATATTATGAAAGTTACTTTATCTTGTGATCATAGAATTATAGATGGTGCTACAGGTAGTAATTTTATTTCTTTTTTAAAAGAAATATTAGAAGATCCAATAATCATATTAATTTAA
- the tpiA gene encoding triose-phosphate isomerase, whose protein sequence is MKKKVIIANWKMNHDFYETTSYLRNLLKIIFENKINQKKIIIAPSFPFLHISNQILQGTTLSIAAQNIHQMDNGSYTGEVSAPMLRSIGIKKVILGHSERRKYFTETNEILIKKIKIALKYGFNIIFCVGETEVDREKKEHFLTVKNQLEKTIFYFSLEKINSFIIAYEPIWAIGTGKTATPEIAQHMHKYIRTLFLNKYGKRSANNLSILYGGSINDINAKDLFLQKDIDGGLVGNYSLNIKKFLKIIQS, encoded by the coding sequence ATGAAAAAAAAAGTTATAATTGCAAATTGGAAAATGAATCACGATTTCTATGAAACGACTTCTTATCTTAGAAACTTATTAAAAATCATTTTTGAAAATAAAATTAATCAAAAAAAAATAATTATTGCTCCATCTTTTCCTTTTTTACATATTTCAAATCAAATTTTACAGGGAACTACTTTAAGTATTGCAGCACAAAATATCCATCAAATGGACAATGGATCTTATACTGGAGAAGTATCGGCACCTATGTTGAGATCTATAGGAATTAAAAAGGTAATATTAGGACATAGTGAACGTAGAAAATATTTTACCGAAACGAATGAAATTCTCATCAAAAAAATTAAAATTGCATTAAAATATGGATTTAATATTATTTTTTGTGTAGGAGAAACGGAAGTAGATAGAGAAAAAAAAGAGCATTTTCTTACCGTAAAAAATCAATTAGAAAAAACAATTTTTTATTTTTCTTTAGAAAAAATAAATTCCTTTATTATAGCATATGAACCTATATGGGCTATTGGTACTGGAAAAACAGCTACTCCTGAAATAGCTCAACATATGCATAAATATATACGTACCTTATTTTTGAATAAATATGGAAAACGTAGTGCCAATAATTTATCTATTTTGTATGGGGGAAGTATAAATGATATAAATGCAAAAGATCTTTTTTTACAAAAAGATATCGATGGGGGCTTAGTTGGTAATTATTCCCTTAATATAAAAAAATTTTTAAAAATTATTCAATCCTAA
- the murF gene encoding UDP-N-acetylmuramoyl-tripeptide--D-alanyl-D-alanine ligase, which yields MTIQNLYNFYSISSGIEINSKKVKKNSIFFSLKGKKFDGNQFAYEAILNGAMIAIVDNKKYSLLHKNIFYVKNSLYFLHKLAIYHRFKLINIPIIAITGSNGKTTTKELITSILSKKYENVHHTKGNFNNHIGIPLTILSMPKNTQISVIEIGANHEKEIKKMCSIINPDYGYITNFGKAHLEGFKNIKGIIRGKLELYNFLKKIKKVFINGDDPIQLINSIEMNRYIFSEKVNSNPNIIIQYLWNKIGLRSILCIKNIKIVSPLVGDYNLYNIAASITIGIYFKISLKKIKKTIEEFIPHNNRSQILKKNNIKIIIDCYNANPSSMIKSSLLFFNNKIIGNKIAILGDMLELGNYSEYEHKKIIFYLEKSNINSIFLIGKIFFNTNIQTSDKIIKFFNKNIFIKQIKNISFKTDYILIKGSRKNTLESLIPFI from the coding sequence ATGACCATACAAAATTTATATAATTTTTATTCTATTTCCTCTGGAATAGAAATAAATAGTAAAAAAGTAAAAAAAAACTCTATTTTTTTTTCTTTAAAAGGAAAAAAATTTGATGGGAATCAATTTGCTTATGAAGCAATTTTAAATGGAGCAATGATTGCTATAGTAGATAATAAAAAATATTCTCTTCTTCATAAGAATATTTTTTATGTAAAAAATTCCTTATATTTTTTACATAAATTAGCTATTTATCATAGATTTAAACTAATAAATATACCTATTATTGCTATTACAGGAAGTAATGGAAAAACAACTACTAAAGAATTAATAACATCTATTCTCTCTAAAAAATATGAAAATGTTCATCATACTAAAGGTAATTTTAATAATCATATAGGAATTCCATTAACTATATTATCTATGCCTAAAAATACACAAATATCAGTGATAGAAATTGGAGCAAATCATGAAAAAGAAATCAAAAAAATGTGTTCTATAATTAATCCAGATTATGGATATATAACTAATTTTGGAAAAGCTCATTTAGAAGGATTCAAAAATATAAAAGGAATTATTCGTGGAAAATTGGAATTATATAATTTTTTAAAAAAAATAAAAAAAGTTTTTATCAATGGAGATGATCCTATACAATTAATTAACAGTATAGAAATGAATAGATATATTTTTTCAGAAAAAGTAAATTCAAATCCAAATATCATCATTCAATATTTATGGAATAAAATTGGATTAAGATCTATTTTATGTATTAAAAATATAAAAATAGTTTCTCCATTAGTAGGAGATTATAACTTATATAATATAGCTGCTTCTATAACTATTGGAATTTATTTTAAAATTTCTTTAAAAAAAATTAAAAAAACTATAGAAGAATTTATTCCTCATAATAATCGTTCTCAAATTTTAAAAAAAAATAATATAAAAATCATTATAGATTGCTATAATGCTAACCCTAGTAGCATGATAAAAAGCTCTTTACTTTTTTTTAATAATAAAATTATAGGAAATAAAATAGCTATATTAGGTGATATGTTAGAATTAGGAAATTATTCTGAGTATGAACATAAAAAAATTATTTTTTACTTGGAAAAAAGCAATATAAATTCAATATTTTTGATAGGAAAAATATTTTTTAATACTAATATTCAAACATCCGATAAAATTATAAAATTTTTTAATAAAAATATATTCATAAAACAGATAAAAAATATATCTTTTAAAACAGATTATATACTTATCAAAGGTTCTAGAAAAAATACATTAGAGAGTTTGATTCCTTTTATCTAA
- a CDS encoding ABC transporter ATP-binding protein produces MNALEKILSYSKPYKYHYILNISCNFLHSLFSVLSIISISPVLSIFLKITDVKKENKTTFLNFLDGSFSFIQKYFHYYINILSDKYGKINTLGIFCVFIILLCFLRNTFRYLAEYFMIGIRTSIVRNIRNDFHRKILSIPTIFFYDKKNGDLMSRLSNDVNEIEISIVNSLANIISSPIMVFFHLLTLSFMSYQLTLFTFILLPLMGTLISIIGKSLKKDARGAQNQLGELFSVVEETLNFTKIINIFNAENKIQKRFEKVSECQKKLSARVNRKKELASPISEFLGTITMILIVWYGGKLFLEKKGIAPEILFSFVGLFFQIINPAKNLVNSISNIQKGKASAERIVEILNTKCFQHDQKKQLKSIFHFENEILFRNVSLTYNKLVLIQNLNFSLKKGKNIAIIGRSGSGKSTIANLLANFYEVSSGEITIDGINISYLKNKDYRKLLGMVTQEPVLFNDSVLNNIALGLEEKISISSVIKAAKIANAHYFIKKLPNGYDTIIGYNGNKLSMGQKQRISIARAVLKNPPIMILDEATSSLDIESEIMIQNSLNKMMKNSTSLIIAHRLSSNIIKNVDYIMILEKGKIIEQGPTHVLISKKRNLQ; encoded by the coding sequence ATGAATGCACTTGAAAAAATCTTATCTTATTCAAAACCTTACAAATATCACTATATTCTAAATATATCGTGTAATTTTTTACATTCTTTATTTTCAGTTTTATCTATAATATCTATTTCCCCGGTATTAAGTATTTTTCTTAAAATTACTGATGTAAAAAAAGAAAATAAAACAACATTTTTAAATTTTTTGGATGGATCCTTTAGTTTTATTCAAAAATATTTTCATTATTACATTAATATTTTATCAGACAAATATGGAAAAATAAATACACTTGGAATTTTTTGTGTTTTTATTATTTTACTTTGTTTTTTACGAAATACCTTTAGATATTTAGCTGAATATTTCATGATAGGAATAAGAACATCTATTGTCAGAAATATTCGAAATGATTTTCATCGAAAAATATTATCTATTCCAACAATATTTTTTTATGATAAAAAAAATGGAGATTTGATGTCTAGATTATCTAATGATGTAAATGAAATAGAAATATCTATTGTAAATTCTTTAGCAAATATAATTAGTTCTCCCATTATGGTTTTTTTTCATTTACTTACTTTATCTTTTATGAGTTATCAATTAACTTTATTTACTTTTATTTTACTTCCACTAATGGGAACATTAATTTCTATTATAGGAAAAAGTTTGAAAAAAGATGCAAGAGGCGCTCAAAATCAATTAGGAGAATTATTTTCAGTTGTAGAAGAAACCTTAAATTTTACAAAAATTATAAATATTTTTAATGCAGAAAATAAAATACAAAAACGTTTTGAAAAAGTATCTGAATGTCAAAAAAAACTTTCTGCACGTGTAAATCGTAAAAAAGAATTAGCTTCTCCTATTAGTGAATTTTTAGGAACTATTACTATGATATTGATTGTTTGGTATGGAGGAAAACTTTTTTTAGAAAAAAAAGGAATTGCCCCAGAAATACTTTTTTCTTTTGTAGGTCTTTTTTTTCAAATTATTAATCCAGCAAAAAATTTAGTTAATTCTATATCAAATATTCAAAAAGGTAAGGCTTCTGCAGAACGAATTGTAGAAATATTAAATACTAAATGTTTTCAACATGATCAAAAAAAACAATTAAAATCTATTTTTCATTTTGAAAATGAAATTTTATTTCGTAATGTTTCATTAACATATAATAAATTAGTATTAATTCAGAATTTAAATTTTTCTTTAAAAAAAGGGAAAAACATAGCTATAATTGGAAGATCTGGAAGTGGTAAATCTACTATTGCAAATTTACTTGCTAATTTTTATGAAGTTTCTTCTGGAGAAATTACTATTGATGGAATTAATATTAGTTATTTAAAAAATAAAGATTATAGAAAGTTATTAGGAATGGTTACGCAAGAACCAGTTCTTTTTAATGATTCTGTTTTAAATAATATTGCATTAGGATTGGAAGAAAAAATATCTATAAGTTCTGTAATAAAAGCAGCTAAAATTGCAAATGCTCATTATTTTATTAAAAAACTTCCAAATGGATATGATACTATTATTGGCTATAATGGAAATAAATTATCTATGGGTCAAAAACAAAGGATTAGTATAGCTCGAGCTGTATTAAAAAATCCTCCAATTATGATTTTAGATGAAGCAACTTCCTCTTTAGATATAGAATCAGAAATAATGATTCAAAATTCTTTAAATAAGATGATGAAAAATTCTACTTCATTAATAATAGCGCATAGATTATCTTCTAATATTATAAAAAATGTGGATTATATCATGATTTTAGAAAAAGGCAAAATAATTGAACAAGGTCCTACACATGTTTTAATATCTAAAAAAAGGAACTTACAATAA
- a CDS encoding diadenylate cyclase translates to MKISFIDILDIFLVAIILFQVYRLVYNTAALNIFYGIIATFVFWKIVEAYKMKLLSIVISIFFKGGFLALIILFQPEIRKFLLIVGSRIFLKKFILSIFGKFEKSRFSVKTETIDSVVRSCAILSGDKTGVLIVIQLYQDIKEFIQNGDEMDSKVNSPILESIFYKNSPLHDGAVIIIGNKIVRTRAILPVSYNKEIPSRLGLRHRAAIGLSEKTDSICLVISEETGYISYIKDQKRTVITNINNLKMKLEKDLL, encoded by the coding sequence TTGAAAATTTCTTTCATTGATATTTTAGATATTTTTCTAGTAGCTATTATTTTATTTCAAGTATATAGACTTGTTTATAATACAGCGGCTTTAAATATTTTTTACGGAATTATTGCAACTTTTGTATTCTGGAAAATAGTAGAAGCGTATAAAATGAAACTCCTTAGCATCGTTATAAGCATTTTTTTTAAAGGAGGATTTTTAGCTTTAATTATTTTATTTCAACCAGAAATAAGAAAATTTCTTCTTATAGTTGGAAGTAGAATTTTTTTAAAAAAATTTATTCTTTCTATCTTTGGAAAATTCGAAAAATCAAGATTTTCCGTAAAAACAGAAACTATAGATAGTGTTGTAAGATCTTGTGCAATTTTATCAGGAGATAAAACGGGTGTTTTAATTGTAATTCAATTATATCAAGATATAAAAGAATTTATACAAAATGGGGATGAAATGGATTCTAAAGTAAATAGTCCTATTTTAGAAAGTATTTTTTATAAAAATAGTCCATTACATGATGGTGCAGTAATTATTATAGGAAATAAAATAGTAAGAACAAGAGCAATTCTTCCTGTTTCTTATAATAAAGAAATTCCATCTCGTTTAGGTCTTCGTCATAGAGCAGCTATTGGATTATCTGAAAAAACGGATTCCATTTGTCTTGTTATTTCCGAAGAAACAGGTTATATATCTTATATTAAAGATCAAAAAAGAACAGTTATTACTAATATTAATAATTTAAAAATGAAACTTGAAAAAGATCTTCTTTAA
- a CDS encoding DUF1599 domain-containing protein yields MNHISIDFIIKKCKKIFKTKLKDYDLSWKIIKIYSMIDQIFIKVFRIQNIQKRGYQKVKEEKIIDTYIDVINYIVITIIKLNISNHLEKNISHSKIICLYIQQFNKIKNWKKNIELYNKKIGDPSIDKILEYIFYLKKKKEKILSNNLEKIFF; encoded by the coding sequence ATGAATCATATTTCCATTGATTTTATCATCAAAAAATGTAAAAAAATATTTAAAACAAAATTAAAAGATTATGATTTATCGTGGAAAATAATAAAAATATATTCTATGATAGATCAAATTTTTATTAAAGTATTTCGTATACAAAATATTCAAAAAAGAGGATATCAAAAAGTCAAAGAAGAAAAAATTATAGATACATATATAGATGTGATAAATTATATTGTTATTACGATAATAAAATTAAATATTTCTAATCATCTTGAAAAAAATATTTCTCATTCTAAGATTATTTGTCTTTATATTCAACAATTTAATAAAATTAAAAATTGGAAAAAAAATATAGAATTATATAATAAAAAAATAGGGGATCCTTCAATAGATAAAATTTTAGAATATATTTTCTATTTGAAAAAAAAAAAAGAAAAAATATTATCTAATAATTTAGAAAAAATTTTTTTTTAA
- a CDS encoding DUF475 domain-containing protein produces the protein MKDFILNYIIDIIENPIRSFSIIGNLFLIESILSIDNAAMLASMIMKLKKEDRKKALKYGIFGAYFFRGISLIFASILIKIWWLKLLGGLYLVYIGISHFFKKKLIKKNSKKNIILRNSFWKIIISIEIMDLTFSIDNIFATIAFSENFILIFLGIFIGILTMRFTAQKFVKLMEIYPFLKNSAFSVILLLGIKLLFSFFEKKDYTNYHIYLESIFSFITIILFLSPIFYTYISNWIYTKKN, from the coding sequence ATGAAAGATTTTATTTTAAATTATATTATAGATATTATTGAAAATCCGATAAGGTCTTTTTCGATTATAGGAAATTTATTTTTAATAGAAAGTATTTTATCAATAGATAATGCAGCTATGTTAGCTTCTATGATTATGAAATTAAAAAAAGAAGATAGAAAAAAAGCTTTAAAATATGGAATTTTTGGAGCTTATTTTTTTAGAGGAATTAGCTTAATATTTGCTTCTATTTTGATTAAAATTTGGTGGTTAAAACTATTAGGAGGCCTATATTTAGTTTATATTGGAATAAGTCATTTTTTTAAAAAAAAATTGATTAAAAAAAATTCGAAAAAAAATATAATATTACGAAATTCTTTTTGGAAAATTATTATTTCTATAGAAATAATGGATCTAACTTTTTCCATTGATAATATATTTGCTACTATTGCTTTTTCAGAAAATTTTATATTAATTTTTTTAGGAATTTTTATAGGAATTTTAACAATGAGATTTACCGCTCAAAAATTTGTAAAATTAATGGAAATTTATCCTTTTTTAAAAAATTCTGCCTTTTCCGTTATTTTATTACTTGGAATAAAACTTCTATTTTCTTTTTTTGAGAAAAAAGATTATACAAATTATCATATTTATTTAGAAAGCATTTTTTCATTTATTACCATAATTTTATTTTTATCCCCAATTTTTTATACTTATATATCCAATTGGATATACACAAAAAAAAATTAA
- the folP gene encoding dihydropteroate synthase — protein MTINCAGTLFSFKEPKVMGIVNLTPDSFYDGGKFNSELSVLKHVENLLNEGSDFIDIGGCSTRPGSKYLTVEEEIKRVIKPIRSIIKKFPNVRISIDTFRSEIARIAVEEGAIMINDISGGMLDPKMFSLLSKLKIPYILNHMKGTPENMQKNPYYYNIIIEINNFFAKKIFLLKKYGINDIILDPGFGFGKTEKHNFQLLKNLSLLGFEDHLILIGISRKSMIHNILNISSKESMNATSIIHTLALLKKIKLLRVHDVKEAIECIKLVQYYRKIF, from the coding sequence ATGACAATTAATTGTGCAGGAACTTTATTTTCTTTTAAAGAACCAAAAGTGATGGGAATAGTTAATTTAACTCCTGATTCTTTTTATGATGGAGGTAAGTTTAATTCTGAATTAAGTGTATTAAAACATGTGGAAAATCTATTAAATGAAGGATCAGATTTCATAGATATTGGGGGATGTTCTACTCGTCCAGGATCTAAATATCTAACAGTAGAAGAAGAAATAAAACGTGTTATAAAACCTATTCGTTCAATAATAAAAAAATTTCCAAATGTTCGAATATCTATAGATACTTTTCGAAGTGAAATAGCAAGAATTGCTGTAGAAGAAGGAGCTATAATGATCAATGACATATCTGGAGGTATGTTAGATCCAAAAATGTTTTCTTTATTATCGAAACTTAAGATACCATATATATTAAATCACATGAAGGGAACTCCAGAAAATATGCAAAAAAATCCATATTATTATAACATTATTATAGAAATAAATAATTTTTTTGCTAAAAAAATTTTTTTATTAAAAAAATATGGAATTAATGATATCATTTTAGATCCAGGATTTGGTTTTGGAAAAACTGAAAAACATAATTTCCAATTATTAAAAAATTTATCTTTACTGGGATTTGAGGATCATTTAATTTTAATAGGGATTTCTAGAAAATCTATGATTCATAATATTCTTAATATTTCTTCTAAAGAATCTATGAATGCAACTTCTATCATTCATACATTAGCTCTTTTAAAAAAAATAAAATTATTACGTGTTCATGATGTAAAAGAAGCTATAGAATGTATAAAATTAGTACAATATTATAGAAAAATTTTCTAA
- the pdhA gene encoding pyruvate dehydrogenase (acetyl-transferring) E1 component subunit alpha, producing MKKITTEIYLKWFKDMFFWRIFENKCRSLYLKQKIRGFLHLYNGQEAIPAGITHAMDLSKDKIITAYRCHILPISMGVNPKKVMAELLGKGTGTSHGIGGSMHIFSKKHRFYGGHGIVGGQIPLGAGIAFADKYFNNDAVTLTIMGDGAVRQGSLHETFNMAMLWKLPVVFICENNQYAMGTSVEKSTNIKEIYKIGLSYGMPAYPVDGMDPKKIAKATYKAIKIARSGNGATFLDIKTYRYRGHSMSDSELYRNKEEILLYKKKDPILKIKNIIIKNKWETVENLNFIESKIKKEVESCADFAEKSDIPSIQQMYNAVYYESNYPFLDEVPYS from the coding sequence ATGAAAAAAATTACCACAGAAATTTACCTAAAATGGTTTAAAGACATGTTTTTTTGGAGAATTTTTGAGAATAAATGTCGATCCTTATATTTAAAACAAAAAATTAGAGGATTTCTACATTTATATAATGGACAAGAAGCTATTCCTGCTGGAATAACCCATGCGATGGATCTTTCGAAAGATAAAATTATTACGGCTTATAGATGTCATATATTACCTATTTCTATGGGAGTAAATCCGAAAAAAGTTATGGCTGAACTTCTAGGTAAAGGTACAGGTACTTCTCATGGAATTGGAGGTTCTATGCATATTTTTAGTAAAAAACATCGTTTTTACGGTGGACATGGTATTGTAGGTGGACAAATTCCATTAGGAGCTGGTATAGCTTTTGCTGATAAATATTTTAATAATGATGCAGTTACATTAACAATTATGGGAGATGGTGCTGTTAGACAAGGATCCTTACACGAAACTTTTAACATGGCTATGTTATGGAAATTACCAGTTGTATTTATTTGCGAAAATAATCAATATGCTATGGGAACTTCCGTAGAAAAAAGTACAAATATAAAAGAAATTTATAAAATTGGGCTATCCTATGGAATGCCTGCTTATCCTGTAGATGGAATGGACCCAAAAAAAATAGCAAAAGCAACTTATAAAGCTATTAAAATTGCTAGAAGTGGAAATGGTGCTACTTTTTTAGATATTAAAACTTATAGGTATAGAGGACATTCTATGTCGGATTCAGAATTATATCGTAACAAAGAAGAAATTCTTTTATATAAGAAAAAAGATCCTATTTTAAAAATAAAAAATATTATCATAAAAAATAAATGGGAAACTGTAGAAAATTTAAATTTTATTGAAAGTAAAATAAAAAAAGAAGTAGAATCCTGTGCTGATTTTGCAGAAAAATCAGATATTCCTTCTATTCAACAAATGTATAATGCTGTTTATTATGAATCTAATTATCCTTTTTTAGATGAAGTTCCATATTCATGA
- a CDS encoding RNA polymerase sigma factor RpoD/SigA, which produces MRQLKITKQVTNRESESLDKYLHEIGKIPLLTPEEEVEFARRAREGDSSAIDKLVNANLRFVVSVAKQYQNQGLSLCDLINEGNLGLIKGILRFDETRGFKCISYVVWWIRQAILQAIAEQSRSIRQPTNKLALLNKILKTLAQLEQELQRTPSAREIAENLEMNEKEVEESLKNSGRHISMDAPLIDGEDSNLYDLVKSDESPRPDEHLEKESLRKDIKRILETLSERERRVIILHFGLNGSPPMTLEEVGHSCDLTRERVRQIESIALKRLKHSSRSKILKPYLG; this is translated from the coding sequence ATGAGACAACTTAAAATCACCAAACAAGTCACAAATCGGGAATCTGAATCTTTAGATAAATATCTTCATGAAATAGGAAAAATTCCATTATTAACTCCAGAAGAAGAAGTTGAATTCGCACGTAGAGCAAGAGAAGGAGATTCATCTGCTATAGATAAACTAGTAAATGCAAATTTACGTTTTGTAGTTTCTGTTGCAAAACAATATCAAAATCAAGGACTAAGTTTATGTGATTTAATTAATGAAGGGAATCTAGGATTGATAAAGGGGATATTGAGATTTGATGAAACAAGAGGATTTAAATGTATTTCTTACGTTGTATGGTGGATAAGACAAGCTATATTACAAGCTATAGCTGAACAATCACGTTCTATTCGACAACCTACAAATAAATTGGCATTATTAAACAAAATACTTAAAACTCTTGCTCAATTAGAGCAAGAACTTCAAAGAACACCTTCTGCAAGAGAAATAGCAGAAAATTTAGAGATGAATGAAAAAGAGGTAGAGGAATCTTTAAAAAATTCTGGAAGACATATTTCGATGGATGCTCCATTAATAGATGGGGAGGATTCTAATCTATACGATTTAGTAAAATCTGATGAATCTCCTCGTCCAGATGAACATTTAGAAAAGGAATCTCTTCGTAAAGATATAAAAAGAATTTTGGAAACTTTAAGTGAAAGAGAACGTCGAGTGATCATTTTACATTTTGGATTAAATGGATCCCCACCAATGACATTAGAAGAAGTAGGACACTCTTGTGATTTAACAAGAGAACGTGTAAGACAAATAGAAAGTATAGCCTTAAAAAGATTAAAACATTCTTCTAGAAGTAAAATACTAAAACCTTATTTAGGATAA